The following are from one region of the Rhodopirellula sp. P2 genome:
- a CDS encoding glycosyltransferase: MATVVCTRWLDAFPASYVTVLRNAVAANLNRPHRFVCVTDNVAGLTDGVEGIQMPDLGIPLERQQKGCWPKLSILAPGVLPADEPTLYLDLDVMVNQNLDGFFDRLEAKRGFHALREWNPTLWSLAPLMMRPDRGVQGSILGFYPGEQAELFRRFNEHQQECFERFHLDQDFLTENVDDVSYWPFAWTASFKWHCLKYYPINQVFPKIKRPAKAKVVVFHGNPRPIDVVPEGDYRWGTKRKFGHGPVDWVRDYWLSHDPSWSADATVPEEVASERTAA, translated from the coding sequence ATGGCGACGGTTGTCTGCACTCGCTGGCTGGACGCATTCCCAGCATCGTATGTCACGGTGTTGCGAAATGCTGTGGCGGCCAATTTGAACCGTCCTCACCGTTTTGTTTGCGTCACAGACAATGTGGCTGGATTAACCGATGGGGTCGAAGGAATTCAGATGCCTGACTTGGGCATTCCTTTGGAGCGTCAGCAAAAAGGTTGTTGGCCCAAGTTGTCGATTCTGGCACCGGGGGTTTTGCCTGCCGACGAGCCAACGCTGTATTTGGACCTTGACGTGATGGTCAATCAGAACCTGGATGGGTTCTTTGATCGTTTGGAAGCCAAACGAGGTTTCCACGCGTTGCGAGAATGGAATCCAACGCTTTGGAGTTTGGCTCCCTTGATGATGCGTCCTGACCGTGGCGTTCAGGGATCCATTCTGGGGTTCTATCCTGGTGAACAAGCCGAGTTGTTTCGACGATTCAACGAGCACCAACAAGAGTGTTTTGAACGCTTTCACCTCGACCAAGATTTCCTGACCGAGAATGTCGATGACGTCAGCTACTGGCCGTTTGCCTGGACGGCGAGCTTCAAGTGGCATTGCCTGAAGTACTACCCCATCAACCAGGTTTTTCCCAAGATCAAGCGTCCTGCGAAGGCCAAGGTGGTGGTCTTCCACGGCAATCCTCGGCCGATTGATGTCGTGCCAGAAGGCGACTATCGCTGGGGAACCAAACGCAAATTTGGTCACGGTCCCGTGGATTGGGTTCGTGATTACTGGTTGAGCCACGATCCAAGTTGGAGCGCTGACGCAACGGTTCCCGAAGAAGTCGCGTCCGAGCGGACCGCGGCCTGA
- a CDS encoding alpha-1,2-fucosyltransferase: MIVTRLIGGLGNQLFQYAFGHSLARRTYQTLLIDDSAFEEYRLHPLAIDHFNISASRLSDADRSRVPGKFRRTPVGRALDQFGRRIVPGYVGALPVRREKPFGFRESMRTSERDLYLDGYWQSEKFFPGLRDSLREEFRLREQPSETTLRLSEQMNNENSVAIHVRRGDYVTSSKAKQIYRTLDADYYRSCLLDLAARETDLKLYLFSNDVPWCESNLDVGIPFTPVQHTDGQTAHEDLHLIAQCRHVVIANSTFSWWGAYLGRPHDSRRVYYPEPWFHPGTLDGSAMGCEDWISEASLAERSSREISRRAA, encoded by the coding sequence ATGATCGTGACACGTTTGATCGGCGGACTTGGCAATCAATTGTTTCAGTATGCGTTTGGGCATTCCCTGGCTCGACGCACCTATCAAACGTTGCTGATCGATGACTCCGCGTTTGAGGAGTATCGCTTGCATCCACTGGCGATCGACCATTTCAACATCTCTGCATCACGCTTGTCAGACGCTGATCGTTCCCGGGTGCCGGGCAAGTTTCGTCGGACTCCGGTCGGACGGGCCTTGGATCAATTCGGCCGACGGATTGTCCCCGGTTATGTGGGAGCACTTCCGGTTCGTCGCGAAAAGCCTTTTGGGTTTCGGGAGTCGATGCGGACGTCAGAACGCGATCTCTACTTGGATGGTTACTGGCAGAGCGAGAAGTTCTTTCCCGGGTTGCGAGACAGCCTGCGTGAGGAGTTTCGGTTGCGGGAACAGCCTTCCGAGACGACCCTGCGGTTGTCGGAGCAGATGAACAACGAAAACAGCGTCGCGATTCATGTTCGTCGCGGTGACTATGTGACCTCGAGCAAAGCGAAGCAGATCTACCGGACGTTGGATGCGGATTACTACCGCAGCTGCTTGCTGGATTTGGCAGCGCGAGAAACCGATTTGAAACTCTACTTGTTTTCAAATGACGTTCCGTGGTGTGAATCCAATTTGGACGTTGGCATCCCGTTCACGCCGGTGCAGCACACCGACGGACAAACGGCTCACGAGGATTTGCATTTGATCGCTCAGTGCCGGCATGTGGTGATCGCCAACAGCACCTTCAGTTGGTGGGGAGCGTATCTCGGACGACCTCACGATTCTCGGCGGGTCTATTATCCGGAGCCGTGGTTCCATCCAGGGACGCTGGATGGATCCGCGATGGGATGTGAGGATTGGATTTCGGAAGCGAGCCTCGCGGAACGATCGTCGCGGGAAATTTCCCGTCGGGCTGCTTGA
- a CDS encoding GDP-L-fucose synthase family protein, protein MDGLDDLGTQDEIVPEEKGFSVRQDEPIWITGAAGMVGAALTKHLQTEGYTNLLTPARSELDLCSADAVQDYVSQHRPKHAFLLAAKVGGIVANINDPVGFLDENLRLVVNQLSACAKAGVERVLLLGSTCIYPRECAQPMVEDSLLTGPLEPTNEGYALAKIAGLRLAQSYQKQMGMKCVLPMPCNIYGTGDHFDLARCHVLSALVKRFCDAVDQNAESVTLWGTGSAKREFIHVEDVVRGMLHLFDAETDGQIINLGPGRDVSIAELAGMIAEQTGFQGQICWDTTRPDGMPRKCTDNTRLKQLGFEPRVSLNDGIARTIQEYRQTLSNNPSTANAA, encoded by the coding sequence ATGGACGGTTTGGACGACCTTGGAACTCAAGACGAAATCGTGCCCGAAGAAAAAGGATTTTCAGTGCGGCAAGACGAACCGATATGGATCACCGGTGCCGCGGGCATGGTTGGTGCCGCTCTAACGAAGCACCTGCAAACCGAGGGTTACACCAACCTGTTGACACCTGCGCGAAGCGAGCTGGATCTTTGCTCGGCTGACGCGGTCCAGGATTATGTTTCGCAGCATCGCCCCAAACACGCGTTTCTGCTGGCTGCGAAGGTCGGCGGGATTGTCGCGAATATCAACGACCCGGTTGGTTTCTTGGATGAGAACCTTCGCTTGGTTGTCAACCAACTCAGCGCTTGTGCCAAAGCGGGTGTGGAGCGAGTGCTGTTGCTTGGCAGCACTTGCATCTATCCACGCGAATGTGCGCAGCCGATGGTCGAAGATTCGCTTTTGACTGGTCCCTTGGAACCAACCAACGAAGGCTATGCCCTCGCGAAAATCGCTGGCCTGCGATTGGCACAGAGCTATCAGAAACAGATGGGAATGAAATGTGTCCTGCCGATGCCGTGCAACATTTATGGGACCGGTGATCACTTTGACCTGGCTCGCTGTCATGTGCTCAGTGCATTGGTCAAACGATTTTGTGACGCGGTGGACCAGAACGCAGAGTCGGTAACGCTTTGGGGCACCGGTTCCGCCAAACGCGAGTTCATTCATGTCGAGGACGTGGTTCGCGGCATGTTGCATCTCTTCGATGCGGAGACCGATGGTCAGATCATCAACCTTGGTCCTGGCCGCGACGTCAGCATTGCCGAGTTGGCGGGCATGATCGCGGAGCAGACAGGGTTTCAGGGTCAGATTTGTTGGGACACGACCCGGCCTGACGGGATGCCTCGCAAGTGCACTGACAACACCAGACTCAAGCAACTGGGGTTTGAGCCCCGCGTTTCGCTGAATGACGGGATCGCCAGAACGATTCAAGAATACCGGCAAACACTCAGCAACAACCCTTCTACGGCGAACGCGGCATGA
- a CDS encoding DinB family protein translates to MIADSARLSVGYTDRMMAGVSPEQFARFATVGGQTIESNHPAFILGHLSLYPSRVVSELGCDATAIAPTEKYEALFSPQATCLDDPEGKLYPAMEEILAKFTTAHAAAIETLLKADDSAFAPENPNERMRAKFGTIGAMHAFYLGGHMMMHLGQFSAWRRAMGLGAA, encoded by the coding sequence ATGATTGCCGATTCTGCTCGGCTGAGCGTCGGCTATACGGATCGGATGATGGCAGGGGTTTCCCCCGAACAATTCGCTCGCTTTGCCACCGTGGGCGGGCAGACAATCGAATCGAATCACCCCGCGTTTATCCTCGGGCACTTGAGTTTGTACCCTTCGCGGGTTGTCAGCGAATTGGGGTGCGATGCCACCGCGATTGCTCCGACGGAGAAGTACGAGGCATTGTTTTCGCCTCAAGCGACGTGTTTGGACGATCCGGAGGGGAAGTTGTACCCGGCGATGGAGGAGATCCTTGCCAAGTTCACCACGGCTCACGCAGCCGCGATTGAAACGCTGCTGAAGGCGGATGATTCCGCGTTTGCCCCTGAAAACCCGAACGAAAGAATGAGAGCCAAGTTCGGGACGATCGGTGCGATGCACGCCTTTTATCTGGGCGGCCACATGATGATGCACCTGGGCCAATTCAGTGCGTGGCGACGAGCGATGGGCCTCGGCGCGGCGTAA
- a CDS encoding glycogen/starch/alpha-glucan phosphorylase → MSNTLSASPNASPSDTSFPCLELSSELARHLTITLGHDFTGDSTDKQNSEYLYQALAITVRDRLVPIWLETWKKTCLSEDRKVYYLSLEFLIGRSLTNAVENLDLDEDVRKALRAYSVGMEEVADKELDAGLGNGGLGRLAACFLDSCANLQLPVVGYGIRYEYGMFHQHIEDGRQVEDPDRWLRDGNPWEIKRPEDTRRVRFYGRTENYYDEHGTLRPRLVDSHDVLAVPFDMPVPGYRNDTVNTLRLWKASTTDVFNLSEFNAGSYPEAVAAKNDAEQISMVLYPNDASENGKELRLKQQYFLVSASLQDVIARWVEQHGEDFSDFGRKNCFQLNDTHPACAVPELMRLLMDEHGLEWDDAWDVVARCMAYTNHTLLPEALERWSVALFSRLLPRLLDIIYEINARFLKLVDQQWPGDVAMRREMSLIEEGDNPHIRMAYLAIVGSFSVNGVAGLHTQLLESGLFKHFNTLWPRKFNNKTNGVTQRRWLSHCNPGLRDLLNETIGEGWQKDLTKIKELAPFATDAEFRKKWIDVKQQNKARLSDLVVAETGVRFDTSFMFDVQVKRIHEYKRQLLNVLHIVHLYDRILRGETAGMVPRCVLIGGKAAPGYHVAKLIVKLINDVAKKVNNHPAANDLLKVVFFPNYRVSSMEVICPATELSEQISTAGKEASGTGNMKFMMNGALTIGTLDGANIEIRENAGAENFFLFGLDAPEVTELKKDYRPNDIIAADDDIARVMNLLESGHFNPDNPGLFDLLTSGLRSPQDPWVTIADLRAYLDSQAEVGKAYQNVDHWNQMSILNTAGSGWFSSDRTIQQYADDIWDVRPLS, encoded by the coding sequence ATGTCCAATACGCTTTCCGCTTCGCCGAATGCTTCTCCGAGCGACACCTCGTTTCCATGTCTTGAGCTTTCATCGGAACTAGCCCGTCACTTGACGATCACGCTAGGACACGATTTCACGGGCGACTCCACTGACAAACAAAACAGCGAGTACCTGTACCAGGCACTGGCGATCACCGTCCGAGATCGTCTGGTACCGATCTGGCTGGAAACATGGAAGAAAACTTGCCTGAGTGAGGACCGCAAGGTTTATTACCTGTCGCTGGAATTCTTGATCGGCCGCTCACTCACCAACGCAGTTGAAAACCTCGACCTGGACGAAGACGTTCGCAAAGCCCTGCGAGCTTACAGCGTCGGAATGGAAGAAGTCGCCGACAAAGAACTCGACGCCGGCTTGGGCAATGGTGGCCTCGGTCGTCTGGCCGCTTGCTTCCTGGACAGCTGTGCCAACCTGCAACTGCCCGTGGTCGGTTACGGCATCCGCTACGAATACGGCATGTTCCATCAACACATCGAAGATGGACGCCAAGTCGAAGACCCCGATCGTTGGCTGCGAGACGGCAACCCTTGGGAAATCAAACGCCCCGAAGATACTCGGCGAGTTCGTTTCTACGGTCGCACCGAAAACTACTACGACGAACACGGAACCCTGCGTCCTCGTTTGGTCGATTCTCACGATGTCTTGGCCGTCCCTTTCGACATGCCTGTCCCAGGCTATCGCAACGACACCGTCAACACCCTGCGACTGTGGAAAGCGTCGACGACCGACGTCTTCAACCTCAGCGAATTCAACGCGGGCTCGTACCCCGAAGCCGTCGCGGCAAAGAATGATGCCGAACAAATCTCGATGGTGTTGTATCCCAATGACGCCAGCGAAAACGGCAAGGAACTGCGTCTGAAACAGCAGTACTTCCTCGTCTCGGCTTCGCTGCAAGACGTGATCGCCCGTTGGGTCGAACAGCACGGCGAAGACTTCAGCGATTTTGGACGCAAAAACTGCTTCCAACTCAATGACACTCACCCCGCCTGTGCCGTCCCCGAGCTGATGCGGTTGCTGATGGACGAACATGGCTTGGAATGGGACGACGCCTGGGACGTGGTCGCACGTTGCATGGCGTACACCAACCACACGCTGCTTCCCGAAGCCTTGGAACGATGGTCGGTGGCACTGTTCAGTCGCCTGCTGCCACGTCTGCTCGACATCATCTACGAGATCAACGCTCGCTTCCTGAAATTGGTCGACCAACAATGGCCGGGCGATGTCGCCATGCGTCGCGAAATGTCGCTGATCGAAGAAGGTGACAACCCGCACATCCGCATGGCCTACCTCGCCATCGTCGGCAGTTTCTCTGTCAACGGGGTAGCCGGACTGCACACGCAGTTGCTGGAATCAGGACTGTTCAAACACTTCAACACATTGTGGCCTCGCAAGTTCAACAACAAAACCAATGGCGTGACCCAGCGTCGATGGTTGTCGCACTGCAACCCAGGCCTGCGGGATCTACTCAACGAAACCATTGGTGAAGGTTGGCAAAAAGACCTGACCAAGATCAAAGAGTTGGCTCCGTTTGCTACCGATGCCGAGTTCCGCAAAAAGTGGATCGACGTCAAGCAACAAAACAAGGCTCGCTTGTCCGATTTGGTGGTTGCCGAAACCGGGGTTCGCTTTGACACGTCCTTCATGTTCGACGTTCAAGTCAAACGGATTCACGAATACAAACGTCAACTGCTCAACGTCCTGCACATCGTGCACCTGTACGATCGCATCTTGCGTGGCGAAACAGCCGGCATGGTGCCACGTTGCGTGTTGATCGGTGGCAAAGCGGCACCGGGTTATCACGTTGCCAAGCTGATCGTGAAGCTGATCAACGACGTTGCCAAGAAAGTCAACAACCACCCCGCCGCCAACGACTTGTTGAAAGTGGTCTTCTTCCCGAACTACCGCGTCTCTTCCATGGAAGTGATCTGCCCGGCAACCGAGCTTTCGGAGCAAATTTCAACCGCGGGCAAAGAAGCCTCCGGCACCGGCAACATGAAATTCATGATGAATGGTGCGTTGACAATCGGAACGCTGGACGGTGCCAACATCGAAATTCGCGAAAACGCGGGTGCGGAGAACTTCTTCCTGTTCGGTTTGGATGCTCCCGAAGTCACCGAACTGAAGAAGGACTATCGCCCCAACGACATCATCGCTGCCGATGACGACATCGCCCGGGTGATGAACCTCCTGGAAAGCGGCCACTTCAACCCGGACAACCCAGGTTTGTTTGATCTGTTGACCAGCGGCTTGCGAAGCCCACAAGACCCTTGGGTCACGATCGCTGACTTGCGAGCTTACTTGGACTCTCAAGCCGAAGTGGGCAAGGCGTACCAGAACGTCGATCACTGGAATCAGATGAGTATCCTGAACACGGCCGGCAGCGGTTGGTTCAGCAGTGACCGGACGATCCAGCAATACGCGGACGACATTTGGGACGTGCGCCCGCTAAGCTAA
- a CDS encoding glycosyltransferase family 25 protein: MNVSQALVVTLRRATARQPQVQRILQTCPVPCAVHEAVDGKLLPAEELQRWVEPRLHSPSYPFSLNVGEVGCFLSHRGIWQRIVDEGWEQTLIVEDDIEFEPGFEESLAFASDHAKPGDYVQFQVRPFSTPHRVMARQSKWSLLCPDVIPLRTSAQLVTRAAAEKLLAASEQIDRPVDAFIQMRWVTGVRVVVMQPSCVQEVSANLGGSTIGGGRKKMAVTDRFKREVLRPIYRFQIATRSRKDAA, from the coding sequence ATGAACGTGTCTCAAGCTCTCGTTGTGACGTTGCGGCGAGCGACCGCACGGCAACCGCAGGTTCAGCGGATTCTGCAAACCTGCCCGGTGCCCTGCGCGGTTCATGAAGCCGTTGACGGCAAGCTGTTGCCCGCCGAAGAACTGCAGCGTTGGGTCGAGCCGCGATTGCATTCGCCTTCGTATCCGTTTTCACTGAACGTCGGTGAAGTCGGGTGCTTCCTCAGTCATCGAGGCATCTGGCAACGGATCGTTGACGAGGGCTGGGAGCAAACGTTGATCGTCGAGGACGACATCGAATTCGAACCGGGCTTTGAAGAGTCGCTGGCTTTCGCCAGTGACCATGCCAAACCGGGGGACTACGTGCAATTTCAAGTGCGTCCGTTTTCCACTCCGCATCGAGTGATGGCACGGCAGTCAAAGTGGTCGCTGCTGTGTCCCGATGTGATTCCGCTGCGGACATCGGCCCAACTGGTGACACGCGCGGCAGCCGAAAAGTTACTGGCCGCTTCGGAGCAGATTGATCGTCCAGTGGACGCCTTCATTCAAATGCGATGGGTCACCGGAGTTCGCGTGGTGGTGATGCAGCCCTCATGCGTGCAGGAGGTTTCCGCGAATTTGGGTGGCAGCACGATCGGTGGCGGACGCAAGAAGATGGCGGTGACCGATCGTTTCAAGCGGGAGGTTTTGCGTCCGATTTACCGTTTTCAAATCGCCACGCGTTCCCGCAAGGACGCTGCTTGA
- a CDS encoding thymidine kinase, translating into MAKLYFYYSTMNAGKSTVLLQSSYNYRERGMNTLILSPEIDTRFGSGKVASRIGIESESVSFNTSDNLLEIAREETRSHPLHCVLVDEAQFLTRTQVRQLSDVCDDLDIPVLAYGLRTDFQGNLFEGSEHLLAWADTLTELKTICHCGRKATMVLRVSESGQVIRDGEQVQIGGNERYQTVCRRHFKEAIYQRSEDELPLLDSNEPRQSER; encoded by the coding sequence ATGGCGAAGCTGTATTTCTACTATTCCACGATGAACGCCGGGAAATCCACGGTTTTATTGCAATCCAGTTACAACTATCGCGAACGGGGGATGAACACGCTGATCCTGTCCCCGGAGATCGACACCCGGTTCGGCAGCGGCAAAGTCGCCTCGCGAATTGGCATTGAATCGGAATCCGTTTCGTTCAACACCTCGGACAACCTGCTGGAAATCGCCCGGGAAGAAACACGATCCCATCCGCTTCACTGCGTGCTCGTCGACGAGGCTCAGTTTTTGACCCGAACCCAGGTGAGACAACTCAGCGACGTTTGCGACGACCTGGACATCCCCGTGCTGGCCTATGGATTGCGAACGGATTTCCAGGGCAATCTGTTCGAGGGCAGCGAACATCTGCTGGCCTGGGCCGACACGCTGACGGAACTCAAAACGATCTGCCACTGCGGTCGCAAAGCCACGATGGTGCTGCGAGTGAGTGAATCCGGCCAAGTGATCCGCGACGGCGAACAGGTCCAGATCGGGGGCAACGAGCGATACCAAACGGTTTGTCGCCGCCATTTCAAAGAAGCGATCTACCAACGCTCCGAAGACGAACTTCCCCTGCTGGATTCCAACGAACCCCGTCAATCGGAACGTTGA
- a CDS encoding DegT/DnrJ/EryC1/StrS family aminotransferase: protein MTPESLQAFELWMDDHLEPASSEFGRYWYPLTVPTFGRDEIAAAMNCLVNYRTSMGELTREFETQFAQYIGCHDAVMVNSGSSADLLLAYNLVNPSNPRLSAGDEVLVPAVTWPTQIWSPLMAGLKVTLVDVDPQTLNVDFDDMRRRLTSKSKCVFAVHLMGNPIDMTRMKQFCEEHDLILIEDCCESLGAKYDDQHVGNFGLGGSFSFFFSHHMTTMEGGMVTCHNEEDADALRVLRAHGWSRGLKTPAGGTPSGSANAANPTVVDDRYRFINWGFNLRPTELQAAFGLEQLKKLDGMNDRRRELAGRFATYADSQSWFECFETPAAGQASPFALPMLLKGDAVGSRTELLAHLERAGVETRPVVTGNFARQPAARLLGDVNPKDYPGAEWIHEQGFYLGLSPMMDDLKLERLIRTLDEAYAAVVRPTQIRKVA, encoded by the coding sequence ATGACCCCGGAATCTCTGCAAGCCTTTGAATTGTGGATGGACGACCATCTCGAACCCGCCTCCAGCGAATTCGGCCGATACTGGTACCCGTTGACGGTGCCCACGTTCGGACGGGATGAAATCGCCGCAGCCATGAACTGTTTGGTCAATTACCGAACATCGATGGGCGAGCTGACTCGTGAGTTTGAAACACAGTTCGCTCAGTACATCGGTTGTCACGACGCGGTGATGGTCAACAGCGGTTCGTCCGCTGATTTGTTGTTGGCTTACAACCTGGTCAATCCATCCAACCCACGGTTGTCCGCGGGCGATGAAGTCTTGGTTCCTGCCGTGACTTGGCCGACTCAGATCTGGTCGCCTTTGATGGCTGGATTGAAGGTCACCTTGGTCGACGTGGACCCGCAAACGCTGAACGTGGATTTCGATGACATGCGTCGGCGTCTGACTTCGAAATCCAAGTGCGTATTTGCTGTGCATTTGATGGGCAACCCCATCGACATGACGAGGATGAAGCAGTTCTGCGAAGAGCACGACCTGATTTTGATCGAAGACTGCTGTGAGTCACTCGGCGCCAAGTATGACGATCAACATGTCGGGAACTTTGGGTTGGGTGGAAGCTTCAGTTTCTTCTTTTCCCATCACATGACCACGATGGAAGGTGGCATGGTGACTTGCCACAATGAAGAGGACGCCGACGCGCTTCGTGTTTTGCGAGCCCACGGTTGGTCACGAGGATTGAAGACGCCCGCCGGTGGGACTCCATCTGGTTCTGCGAACGCGGCCAATCCCACGGTGGTGGATGATCGCTATCGATTCATCAACTGGGGATTCAATCTCCGACCCACTGAATTGCAAGCCGCGTTTGGTTTGGAACAGCTCAAGAAACTGGACGGCATGAACGATCGCCGTCGTGAATTGGCGGGGCGTTTTGCGACGTACGCTGACAGTCAGTCTTGGTTCGAATGCTTTGAAACGCCCGCCGCCGGCCAAGCCAGCCCGTTTGCTTTGCCAATGCTGTTGAAGGGTGACGCGGTCGGTTCGCGAACCGAGTTGTTGGCGCACTTGGAAAGAGCGGGGGTGGAGACTCGGCCCGTGGTGACAGGCAACTTTGCTCGTCAACCTGCGGCCCGTTTGCTTGGCGATGTCAATCCAAAGGACTATCCCGGTGCCGAATGGATCCATGAACAAGGCTTCTATCTGGGACTCAGTCCGATGATGGATGACCTCAAACTCGAACGTCTGATTCGCACGCTCGATGAAGCGTACGCTGCGGTTGTGCGGCCGACTCAGATTCGCAAGGTGGCTTAA
- the uvrB gene encoding excinuclease ABC subunit UvrB — protein sequence MSTTKLEPAAFDLHQPFPPSGDQPAAIAKLIEGIQSGKTAQTLLGATGTGKTYTMANVIAAVQRPALILSHNKTLAAQLYGEFKEFFPNNAVHYFVSYYDYYQPEAYIPQRDVYIEKDSSINEEIDRLRLATTSSLVSRRDVVIVASVSSIYGLGSPDDYRQLVVDLHQGEQTRRDHLLLKFVDLQYQRNDIQFERGKFRVRGDSIELWPSYEEFAYRIEMWGDEIEKISLINPTSGETIKTVEHLYIYPCKHFVMPEDRIQRAIRSLREELAQQLEIFQSQGKLLEAQRLSARTKFDLEMLAEVGHCPGIENYSRPLSGKEPGATPDTLYDFFPKDFITFVDESHVTVPQVRAMYAGDRSRKITLVEHGFRLPCALDNRPLKFNEWEERTGQICFVSATPSDYELERTGGEVVEQIIRPTGLLDPEVEIVSAHGQVTHLLEQVRIRAERNERVLVTALTKRLAEDLANYFQEQGVRCRWLHSELNAFERVDLLQELRAGQFDCLVGVNLLREGLDLPEVSLVAILDADKEGFLRSETSLIQTIGRAARNANSRVILYADKVTNSMQMAIDETERRRVIQMEYNTKHGIVPKTVLKAIRKGINTDAANHKDSTRKAQDSGEPTYITIEYVDKLEQEMLSAAEDLEFERAARLRDRVLQLKEHIGKPLSDVEIVDEKSAGKSGGRGRGRRGAKKTGASKGTKIPRPKRG from the coding sequence ATGAGCACCACCAAACTCGAGCCGGCCGCTTTTGATTTGCACCAGCCGTTCCCACCGTCGGGGGACCAGCCAGCGGCGATTGCCAAGTTGATTGAAGGCATCCAAAGCGGCAAGACCGCGCAGACATTGCTGGGAGCGACCGGGACCGGGAAAACCTACACGATGGCCAACGTGATCGCGGCCGTCCAGCGTCCCGCGTTGATCCTCAGCCACAATAAAACGCTGGCCGCGCAGTTGTATGGGGAGTTCAAGGAGTTCTTTCCCAACAATGCGGTCCATTATTTCGTCAGCTACTACGACTACTACCAACCCGAAGCCTACATTCCTCAGCGCGATGTTTACATCGAGAAAGACTCTTCGATCAACGAGGAAATCGATCGACTGCGATTAGCAACCACCAGTTCCCTGGTCAGCCGCCGCGATGTCGTCATTGTGGCCTCGGTCAGCAGCATCTACGGTCTGGGATCCCCGGACGATTACCGGCAATTGGTCGTCGATCTGCATCAAGGTGAACAAACCCGCCGCGATCACTTGCTGTTGAAGTTTGTCGATCTGCAATACCAACGCAACGACATCCAATTTGAACGCGGGAAATTTCGTGTGCGTGGGGACTCGATCGAGCTGTGGCCCAGCTACGAGGAGTTTGCTTATCGGATCGAGATGTGGGGCGATGAGATCGAGAAAATCTCGCTGATCAATCCGACGTCGGGCGAGACCATCAAAACGGTCGAGCACCTTTACATTTATCCGTGCAAGCACTTTGTGATGCCGGAAGATCGCATCCAACGGGCGATCCGAAGTCTGCGAGAAGAACTGGCGCAGCAACTCGAGATCTTTCAGTCGCAAGGGAAATTGCTGGAGGCGCAGCGATTGTCGGCGCGTACCAAGTTCGATCTGGAAATGCTGGCCGAAGTCGGGCATTGTCCCGGCATCGAAAATTACTCGCGTCCGCTCTCAGGCAAAGAACCCGGTGCGACCCCGGACACGTTGTATGACTTTTTCCCCAAGGACTTCATCACCTTCGTCGACGAGTCGCATGTGACCGTGCCTCAGGTTCGGGCGATGTACGCCGGTGACCGAAGTCGAAAAATCACGTTGGTTGAACACGGGTTCCGGCTTCCGTGTGCGCTCGACAACCGGCCGCTGAAGTTCAATGAATGGGAAGAACGCACCGGACAGATTTGCTTCGTCAGTGCAACGCCCAGCGACTATGAACTCGAACGCACCGGCGGCGAAGTGGTGGAGCAAATCATTCGCCCCACAGGCTTGCTCGATCCCGAGGTCGAGATCGTATCGGCGCACGGGCAAGTGACACACTTGTTGGAACAAGTGCGCATTCGTGCGGAACGCAATGAACGAGTTCTGGTCACAGCGCTGACGAAACGTTTGGCGGAGGACTTGGCCAATTATTTCCAAGAACAAGGTGTTCGTTGCCGATGGTTGCACAGTGAACTGAACGCTTTCGAACGAGTGGATTTGTTGCAGGAACTGCGGGCCGGCCAGTTCGATTGCTTGGTCGGTGTGAACTTGCTTCGAGAGGGCCTCGACCTTCCTGAGGTGTCATTGGTGGCCATCTTGGATGCGGACAAAGAAGGCTTCTTGCGCAGCGAAACCAGTTTGATCCAAACGATTGGACGTGCGGCTCGGAATGCGAACTCACGTGTGATCCTGTATGCCGACAAGGTCACCAATTCGATGCAGATGGCGATCGACGAAACCGAGCGTCGCCGTGTGATCCAGATGGAATACAACACCAAGCATGGAATCGTGCCGAAGACCGTTCTCAAAGCGATTCGCAAAGGCATCAACACCGACGCGGCCAACCACAAAGATTCGACCCGCAAGGCGCAGGACAGCGGCGAACCCACCTACATCACGATCGAGTACGTCGACAAGCTCGAGCAGGAGATGTTGTCCGCGGCGGAGGACCTGGAGTTCGAGCGTGCAGCAAGATTGCGAGACCGGGTGTTGCAGCTCAAAGAGCACATTGGAAAACCACTTTCCGACGTGGAAATCGTCGACGAGAAATCGGCTGGCAAATCAGGCGGCCGCGGACGCGGTCGTCGCGGGGCCAAGAAAACGGGGGCCAGCAAAGGCACCAAGATTCCGCGGCCAAAACGCGGTTGA